A region of Lichenibacterium dinghuense DNA encodes the following proteins:
- a CDS encoding glutathione S-transferase family protein: MILRSAPASPFGRKVKIAAALLGLSVSVVEADTASPTDSLRRENPLGKIPTLILEDGTTLFDSAVIVAYLDAVAGGNRLIPAELGPRFAALRLESLADGLGDAALLQVYEGRWRAAEKREAAWVEHQAGKVERALAALEAEPPAGAITVGSIALACALGYLDLRFDGRWRGGHPRLVAWLDGFAAAVPAFEATRVKPA; encoded by the coding sequence ATGATCCTCCGCTCCGCCCCCGCCTCGCCGTTCGGCCGCAAGGTCAAGATCGCCGCGGCCCTGCTCGGCCTGTCCGTGTCGGTGGTGGAGGCCGACACGGCGTCCCCGACCGACTCGCTCCGCCGCGAGAACCCGCTCGGCAAGATCCCGACGCTGATCCTCGAGGACGGCACCACGCTCTTCGATTCTGCGGTGATCGTCGCCTACCTCGACGCCGTGGCGGGCGGCAACCGCCTGATCCCCGCCGAGCTCGGCCCACGCTTCGCGGCGCTGCGGCTCGAATCCCTGGCCGACGGGCTCGGCGACGCCGCGCTGCTGCAGGTCTACGAGGGGCGCTGGCGCGCGGCCGAGAAGCGCGAGGCCGCCTGGGTCGAGCATCAGGCCGGCAAGGTCGAGCGCGCGCTCGCCGCGCTGGAGGCGGAGCCGCCGGCGGGGGCGATCACGGTCGGGTCGATCGCGCTGGCCTGCGCGCTGGGCTACCTCGACCTGCGCTTCGACGGCCGCTGGCGCGGCGGGCACCCGCGGCTCGTGGCTTGGCTCGACGGCTTCGCCGCGGCGGTGCCGGCCTTCGAGGCCACTCGCGTCAAGCCCGCCTGA
- a CDS encoding outer membrane protein, producing the protein MKHLLSAVVAMSAVLGGSALSGASAADLPRRAPAYVPPAYTPIFTWTGAYAGFNAGYGGGDSKGTGNGLAGSLGGALAGGTVGYNYQYQQLVVGLEADADFASIGNSQTGAGPLTTKSNLNFATTVRARAGYAVNRFLVYVTGGYAGGNLHSTIYDTPRNVYLSNTNFLNGYAVGAGVEYAFMPNLSAKAEYLYTDLGQAYNYAYTPDVTRIGLGTSAVKVGVNYHF; encoded by the coding sequence ATGAAGCATCTGTTGTCGGCCGTCGTGGCGATGTCGGCCGTGCTGGGCGGTTCGGCCCTGTCCGGCGCGTCCGCCGCCGATCTGCCGCGCCGCGCCCCGGCCTACGTGCCGCCGGCCTACACGCCCATCTTCACCTGGACGGGCGCCTATGCGGGCTTCAACGCCGGCTACGGCGGCGGCGACTCGAAGGGCACCGGCAACGGCCTCGCCGGCAGCCTCGGCGGCGCGCTCGCGGGCGGCACGGTCGGCTACAACTACCAGTACCAGCAGCTCGTGGTCGGCCTGGAGGCCGACGCCGACTTCGCCAGCATCGGCAACAGCCAGACCGGCGCAGGCCCGCTGACGACCAAGAGCAACCTCAACTTCGCCACCACGGTGCGGGCCCGCGCCGGCTACGCGGTCAACCGCTTCCTCGTGTATGTGACCGGCGGCTACGCGGGCGGCAACCTGCACTCGACGATCTACGACACGCCGCGCAACGTGTACCTGTCGAACACCAACTTCCTCAACGGCTACGCGGTCGGCGCCGGCGTGGAATATGCCTTCATGCCGAACCTGTCGGCCAAGGCCGAGTACCTCTACACGGACCTCGGCCAAGCCTACAACTACGCCTACACGCCCGACGTGACGCGCATCGGCCTCGGCACCTCCGCGGTCAAGGTCGGCGTGAACTACCACTTCTAG
- a CDS encoding NAD(P)/FAD-dependent oxidoreductase, with translation MGEIIKTDVLIVGAGPVGLFAIFELGLLDLRAHLVDILSMPGGQCAELYPEKPIYDIPGFPIVTGQALVDNLLEQAKPFSPQFHFGEMVAALEPVGTPEAPLFRVATDAGTQFEAKTVVIAAGGGSFQPKKPPIAGIEAYENASVFYAVRRIDQFAGRRVLIVGGGDSALDWALNLQPVASRVTVLHRRDAFRAAPHSVNAMRAHVAEGRMDLQIGQVTALHGGDGTLSGVTVRHEDGSTTEVACDAMLPFFGLTMKLGPVADWGLNLHENLIPVDTEKFETSVPGIFAIGDINTYPGKLKLILSGFHEAALAAQKVHRYVFPDKRLTFQYTTSSTNLQKKLGVA, from the coding sequence ATGGGTGAGATCATCAAGACCGACGTGCTGATCGTCGGGGCGGGGCCGGTGGGGCTCTTCGCGATCTTCGAGCTCGGGCTGCTCGACCTGCGCGCCCACCTCGTCGACATCCTGTCCATGCCGGGCGGCCAATGCGCCGAACTCTACCCGGAGAAGCCCATCTACGACATCCCCGGCTTCCCCATCGTCACGGGCCAGGCGCTCGTCGACAACCTGCTCGAACAGGCGAAGCCCTTCTCGCCGCAGTTCCACTTCGGCGAGATGGTGGCGGCGCTGGAGCCGGTCGGCACGCCCGAGGCCCCGCTGTTCCGCGTGGCGACGGACGCCGGCACGCAGTTCGAGGCGAAGACGGTGGTGATCGCGGCCGGCGGCGGCTCGTTCCAGCCGAAGAAGCCGCCCATCGCCGGCATCGAGGCCTACGAGAACGCCTCCGTGTTCTACGCGGTCCGCCGGATCGACCAGTTCGCCGGCCGCCGCGTGCTGATCGTGGGGGGCGGCGATTCCGCGCTCGACTGGGCCCTGAACCTCCAGCCCGTGGCGAGCCGCGTCACCGTGCTCCACCGCCGCGACGCGTTCCGGGCCGCCCCCCACTCAGTCAACGCCATGCGGGCCCACGTCGCGGAAGGGCGGATGGACCTGCAGATCGGGCAGGTGACGGCGCTGCACGGCGGCGACGGCACCCTGTCGGGCGTGACGGTGCGCCACGAGGACGGCTCGACCACGGAGGTCGCCTGCGACGCCATGCTGCCCTTCTTCGGCCTGACCATGAAGCTCGGGCCGGTGGCGGACTGGGGCCTGAACCTCCACGAGAACCTGATCCCGGTCGACACCGAGAAGTTCGAGACCAGCGTGCCGGGCATCTTCGCCATCGGCGACATCAACACCTATCCGGGCAAGCTGAAGCTCATCCTGTCCGGCTTCCACGAGGCCGCGTTGGCGGCCCAGAAGGTCCACCGCTACGTGTTCCCCGACAAGCGCCTGACCTTCCAGTACACAACTTCCTCGACCAACCTGCAGAAGAAGCTCGGCGTGGCCTGA
- a CDS encoding 2Fe-2S iron-sulfur cluster-binding protein has translation MVKITFIDSAGQSRTIDAEVGATVMETAVRNGVPEIEAECGGACACATCHVYVDPAWVEATGKPEPMEEDMLDFAFEVQPTSRLSCQIKVKAPLDGLVVRTPSRQG, from the coding sequence ATGGTCAAGATCACCTTCATCGATTCCGCCGGCCAGTCCCGAACGATCGACGCCGAGGTCGGCGCCACGGTGATGGAGACGGCCGTCCGCAACGGCGTGCCCGAGATCGAGGCCGAATGCGGCGGCGCCTGCGCCTGCGCGACCTGCCACGTCTACGTCGACCCCGCCTGGGTCGAGGCCACGGGCAAGCCCGAGCCGATGGAGGAGGACATGCTGGACTTCGCCTTCGAGGTTCAGCCCACCTCGCGCCTGTCCTGCCAGATCAAGGTCAAGGCGCCGCTCGACGGCCTCGTGGTCCGCACGCCGTCCCGCCAGGGCTGA
- a CDS encoding Hpt domain-containing protein, producing the protein MRSALSPEAPAAERSSGERPVDLVHLTRQCFGDKRLETELLRLFMRQARQIQGGLDAEVGDDSVASLPAGDLLHTLVGSARVVGAHRVASLAEAYEASLRGRDRAALSAQDRADMRAAVDEACGYIGGLLDAA; encoded by the coding sequence ATGAGATCCGCCCTTTCCCCCGAGGCTCCCGCCGCCGAGCGTTCCAGCGGCGAGCGGCCGGTCGACCTCGTGCACCTCACCCGCCAGTGCTTCGGCGACAAGCGGCTCGAAACCGAGCTGCTGCGCCTGTTCATGCGCCAGGCGCGGCAGATCCAGGGCGGGCTCGACGCCGAGGTGGGCGACGACTCGGTGGCGAGCCTGCCGGCCGGCGACCTCCTGCACACGCTGGTCGGCTCGGCGCGCGTGGTGGGCGCGCACCGCGTCGCGAGCCTCGCCGAAGCCTACGAGGCGTCGCTGCGCGGGCGCGACCGCGCCGCGCTGAGCGCCCAGGACCGCGCCGACATGCGGGCCGCCGTGGACGAGGCCTGCGGCTACATCGGCGGCCTGCTCGACGCGGCCTGA